TTTTTGCAATTGATCGTTCTAAAGCTCTCCTTCAAAATAGAAAAAACATCTACTATACCATGAATTTATTGACCTATGCATTATTCAATTTTTTAATAGGATACGCAGTCGTCGACGTAGAAAATGACGAAGTGCAGCCTTTGCTCTTATTTACATTTGCAATAGGTCTGCATTACTTAGCAAATGACTATATGTTAACGGAAGAGCATGGTGAGGAGTATCGCAAAGTAGGTAAATGGATATTAATAGCTTCTTTAGTATGTGGGTGGTCTTTAGGTTTATTTATTCAAATATCTGAAACGCCAGTAGCTTTAATTAGCGCATACATTGGAGGAGGAGTGATAATGAATGTCACAAGGCACGAATTATCTTCTGATAATCCTCATAATTTGACCGCTTTTTTGGTTGCCACTTTTATTTACGCCTTTATTTTGTTGAATTTAGGAGTATATTAATCGAAAAATTAAAATTTAATCCCCTTCTAAAAAATCAATGTCTTGAAGTTTATCGGAAAATTGTCTGGCTATTTCTTTATTATATTTTTGTATAGTTGTTTCAAATTCGTAAATAATAGTTTTTAATTCAATAGGATTATCTTGAATGAGGTATTGAATAACTTCTAAACCAAATTGATTTAAAAAGATTGGATTTTCATTATTCTTGATAATAGATGTTAAGAATTGTTCGGCCGCCTTAAACCCTTTATTAGTAACGATATCTTTGAATAGGTATAAAAGAAAATCTTTTTGAAATAATTCATTCTCTTGAATAAAGGCGAGAGTGTGTGACAAAGATTTATGGCGGTATATGGCTAAAGCTAAAACTGTAAATAGATGATAGTGTAATTGAAAATGTTTATCCACCTTTCCTTCACTGCTATTAGAATAGTTATCGATAGATAATTTAATATTGGGCAGGAATTTTTTTAACTTTGGTAAAGTTGTGAATCTGTTTTGTAAAAAATTTTTATCAAGGAGACATTTAACTATTTCATTTAATAATCCAGGTGAGTTTGGGTGAAGGGAATTATAAAGGGTAAGTAAGCGTTCAACAGTTGTAAATTGTCGACTTTCGATCTGTTTTTTTATGGCAAATAGTATAATTTCTTCAACTGAATCTATTTGTTTATATTTTTGTAAGCAAATTTTAATATCTTCATAATAAAAATGAAAATTTTTACATTTTTTGATAAGAAAAGATTTGATTTTGCTTTTTAGGAAATCTGAGTTTTTTAAATTTAAACAAAGGTCTAAAGAAAAAAACAGAAGATCAAAGCTATCATTAAATTTATCCTGATTTTGATAAACTTTAGTAATGACGTTTTCTAAAGACTGTTGTGATAGATAGTTTTTTGTAAGGATACTATTTATAAGGGAAGGTGAAATAGGCTTCTTTTCATTAATAATAAAATAAAGAAATTTTTCTAATAGACTTTCTATAAAAGATTCATTAATGTTCGACCCTATTTCAAAGAGGAATGTAAAATAAATTTCTTTTTCTTTTGTGCTTTGTAGCTTTTGATAAATAGAACATAAAACAGTGAGCAACTTTTCTATTGGTGCATCTTCAAGGTGAGTTAGTTTTATGATGCTGTCACGAATGAGCTCTTTAAAATCATGATTTAGTAAAAAAATTAAAATATTTTCGATGGTCTCTACAGAATCATCATTAGATAATTCGGATAATTTTACGGAACATTCTAAAGCGGTACTTAATTGACTAAAGGGAGTAAGGGAGGAATAATTATCTGAAACTAAGAAAACAAGTTCATCAAAATGCTCAGTGGTCAAAAGAATATGGTTTAAAAGATGAGCTACTTTTATACTTGTATTAATAGATAGGTTTTTAAATTCATTAAAATCATCTATTTGTTGTACCTGAAAATGATAAATTTTTAATTCATTTAAAAGCTTGCTCCAATAAGGGCAAGTCATTAGTTCATTTTGAGCATAGATATCTAGAATGTTTGTCCATATGTTAGTTATTCTTTTTTTTTGTAACTCTTCAAAATTAGAATGAATTCTTAAACTTTTTGAAGTGGCCCGTAATGCTTGAATAACGGAAGGGTTTAAAAGAGGAATAATATGAAAATTTACACAATCGTTAGGAAGATTATTTAAATTATTTTCCTGCATAAAAATTTTCTATTTATTATACAAGAAAGATTAATTTAAAATAAATATTTACCTTTAAAAATATTTATAAACCTTACCTGTTATTATCTTTCGTGAGGAGGGGTAGTTAAGTAAAAAGAATCAAAAAACTTTTGAGAGAGATTAATTTCTTCACAAATTGTGTCAGGAAGTGGGTTAGTGCTAGGTTGAAACTTTGTAAACTCTTCATTATAACTGTCAGTTTCTAAAATATAGAAGGAATGATTGCTTCTTTCAAAATGAACGGTCACTAATTTGTTCTCTTCAATCCAGGCTATTGTGAAGTTAGTATCTGCCTGGGGATTATTTTCATTAAACAAAACAAATTTCTTTGATTTAGAATTTTTAATGGAATTAACCAATGAATAAACATATTTTTTTAATTGAAAATTTTTATTGTGTATAGGGGAATAAGCTATTTTATACTTTGTCCCTTTAGAATCTTGGGCGACACATCTTGGGGAATCATAATTCGGTTTTTCAACCCATTTCATGTTTTTGGGTAAGCCGATTTGTATCCACTCATCTGGAAATTGTTGTTTTGATTTTGCTGTAAGACGAATTTTAACAGGACTTAAATCTTGTGATGGCTCAGTACTTTCTGTAAAAAAAGGGAAACTCATTAAAACTAATAAAAGGTAAAGTTTCATAATTTATCCCTTTAAAAAACCATTATTATAAATAAATATATAACTATAAACAACACTTAATTATTTGTTTAACATTAAAATGTTATTGAATCTAGTAAAAGTTTATCTTTAATATAATAACGTACTAAAAAAAATAATCTAAAAGGATTGATTATTAGTTAGGCGATCGTTACATTATCTATCTCAATGAAATGGAGCCACATGAACGGTATTACTGAAAATCCAAACTTCACAAATGGAAAAGAAGTATTTCAAAGCGCTGGATCTTATATTAAAAAGATATCGTTTTTTGTTGTTTGTACTATTCCAATTGTCGGTTTAATCCCTCATTGTTTTGCTACTTTTTGGATGGAGCGAAAAACTGTCAATCTCTCCAAAGAAATGCAAAAAGAAAAACAAAAAGAAAATTTTGCCTTTATTTATCGTTTAGGGGTAGCAAGTCTTATTCGTGGGATCTTAACTTTAGCAATAGTTATTGCGTTGATAGCAATTGATTGTTTTAGTTTTAAGATCAGTTTATTATTTTTCTTTTCTCTTTTAAGTTTTAACATATTGAATAATTTAGCAAATCTTAAAAAATTTAAAAAAAATTTACGCAATTTTATGTCTTAAATTTGCTGTATACTTCTCTAATAAATGAAAACTTGCTATTTCTACAATGAGCGCGGCAAGGCGAAGTTTTAGCCCTGTTTTAAAGACCTTTAGACCGTGTTTTTTATACATAGCCAAGATGATATTACATCTATTTTTTAAATTTTTGCTTGTAAAGTCTGCTTGTCTTTGAATGATATAAATATCAAGGGGTGCTGCAATACATGTAAAGAAAGTCGCTGGAATAATTGTGGACGTTAAGGAAAGCGTTTCTTTTGAAAGGTTTTTATGATAATTGTAAGTTGTTAATTTTTTAGAAATTATAGATGGAGTTATGACTATAAAACCGGCAAACAATCCATTTCTGATTGTCATTGAAAAAGCTCCTCTAAATAAATTGCTATAACTTTTTTTGTTAATAATTCGTTTAAATGCTTTTAATGAACTTTCATTTTTATTTTGAGCCGCAATTAAAGTTACCTCAAATGGGTTACATACAAAACTTGTAATTGCACCTGCAAAGAAGCCATAACATAAAGCTTCTAAATAGGTTACTTCTTGTTTCTTTCTTTCTAAATGAGAAATTTTTTTGTGTAAAAACCATTCACTAAATGGATAAATGGGTTGTACTAAAAGAGTAGCGCTAAATCCTCTATAATAATTAAATTTTCGATTAAAAAAAGGGTTATGTGATAAATCTCCAGGCTTTAACCTTCTTAATATTTCCATCCTTTCAAAAATACTTCTTGCGTAGAATGGATACCAAAGAGGGGCCAATAGTAGGGAACTAATTTGCCTAGATAAAAAAGATTGATCATTTGTTAGTCCATTCATTTCTTACCTAAATTAAGTTTATTTTTATTAACTCACGGTTTTGTATAAAAATGAATAGAGAAATCATTTATAAATTAAATTTCGAATAATTTTAGTTAATGCATTATTCCAAGCCTTACAAAAAGTCTCGTAAAGCTTGAAATGACTATAAAATATAATTAGCTGCAAAGCAATTCATCAGCTATCTCTTTTGCTGTTTTTCCATCTATTGAACTTCCCATCGCTTTGATTTGCTTCATCACTAAACCTAAATCTTTTTTAGTTTTAGCTCCAGATTGTGTGATTGCTTGTTCAACAATTTTTTTGGTTTCTTCTCTTGATAAAGCTTTAGGTAAATATTCTTGGACAATTTGCAATTCAATCTTAAGTTTATCAACCATTTCTTGCCGGTTGACAGCTTCAGATTGCTCAATGGCTTCTTGAAGATTGCCAGCATATGTTTTAAATAATTTTACTACATCCTCATCAGAGAGGTTTCCTCTAGCATCAGCAGTCAATATTTTTGACTTTAACATTCGTAATGTATCTAAACGCACTTGATTGCGGCTTTTCATAGCCTCTTTTAGATCTTCACTAATTTTTTCAACTAAAGACATAAAGTCACCTATGTTATGGAATAATCGATATTGCTATAGCAACTACAATAGCAAGTTTGAGAAAATAATTGTTTAATAATTTGTAAAGTTTTTTAATATTTTTATAAATTTAAAATTTAGGATTGTATGTTATTACTATCTGTAAATGCTGGTGAGCAAGAATGGTCTAAACGAATTGAAATTGCCTGTCAGAAACTTAACTTGCGATGTAAAGTTGTTTTTTGTCCTGAACAGATTAATGAGTTTGAAAAAACTTATTTGTTTCATTTGGTTTCTTCTATTTCGGCTCAAGAAATTGCTAACGAATTTAAACCTGATTTTACAGTTAGTTTAAGTGATAGATGTCAAGTAGTACACTTAAATGGTGTTAAAAATTATTTAGCTATTTCAGGTTCAACAAAGAAGGTATTTGATGTTGCCTTTTCTGAAAAAAATAAATTTCTTCATTTTGATGGACTGCTATTCGCGAGTCCCTTGCAAAATTCAATTTCTTCTTTTGTAAAAGAAAATAAAACAAATGTTCCTGTTATTAATTGGTATCCTTCTTATCCTTTAACACCATACAAACCAACCATACCGAAAAAACTCTTTTATTGTGGTTTTCAGTGGGATAAAAAAAGAAACGGTCAAGAATACAAAAATATGTTCTCAATTCTTGATGAAAAAGGTTATTTTGCAGTTTATGGCCCTGAAGATCGTTGGGAATGTGCTAAAAATTCTCGCAAAGGTTCTCTTCCATTTGATGGGGTGAGTGTAGTAAAAGCAATTCAAGAGGCAGGCATTGCATTAGTTCTACATGCCCAAAGCCATATGGATTTAGGTGCACCAACCGCACGTATTTTTGAAGCTGCCGCCGCTTGTAGCATTATTATTAGCGATGAAAATCCGTTTATTAAAAAGGAATTCAAAGATAATGTTTTATACGTAAATGGAGAGGCAAACGCTGAAGAATTAGCTGAACAAATAGATAAACATGTGAATTGGATTTTTAAAAACAAAGAAAAAGCACAAGAAATGGCAAAAAATGCCCATGCAATTTTTTGTGAAAAATTTACACTAGAAATCCAAATAAAAAACTTAATAAATATGCATCAATTATCTACCAAATAAATGTTTTAAGCTTCTAAGAGCTTATTGACATCTTCTATTGTAGCAATTTGCAGTTGTTGTTTTTCATTATCATCTAATTTAGCAAATACCCAGGCGACAAATGTAGCTTCAGTATTCATCAAATGCTCATCATTTGTTTCAAAACGTGTTGTCTCTTGGATTAAATGATACTTATAAACTAATCCTTTAAAAAATGCTTCTTCAGGATTTAGATAACGATAGTGATTTATTTCTCGATCTTTAAGTTCCGCAGCTAATGACTTCATGGCTAGCTTTCGTTTTTCACTAACTTCAGTTTTTGCTTCTTCTAATAATGAATTGGCAACTTTGATGAAAATAGGAATGTGTGGATTATTGAAATCTAAAATGACATGAAAATATACATCGTGAAAGTAGATTTGAAAGCCAGTTGAGCCTTCTCTATAGTCGTGGACATAGGGAGATTCAAACAACGGGGATGGGATGGAGATCATACGAACACCATCATCTAACACGGCATCTTCTTCACTGTAGCCAAACATATAGTAATGAGCACTTGGCTCAATAGTTTTATTATTTGTTGCTTTTCGACCAAGATTGATTGCAAGAAGAGGAGATAGTAAAACTATAGTCGCTTCATTATGAGCTACATCTTTATATCCCATTCTCCAATTTAGTTCGTAATAGGTGCGTTGCTCTAAAACGGGGTAAGCGTAATCATCACCAAATTCAATCCCTTTAGAAAAAGGCGCTAGTGTATATTCGATCACTGTTCTTTTGATAGGAGATAAAATGGACAATTCTTTAACAAATTCGTTTCGCTCCAATAGCATATCTTCTTCTGACTTTATATTTGTAATGATTGGTTGCAGTTGATCAGAATTATTTGCAAATAAAGGAAAACCCGCTTTTTTTAAGTATTCCGCACTGATTTTGGGATAAAGGGTGAAAATATTTATTCCAATCACATTTTTTTGGAGTTCATATTCTAAAAAAGCATAAGCTACCATATGAGTAACGATTAGCTCTTCTTGATCTATCTTATTGTCAAAAAAAGCTAATATAGAGAGTAGGCTTATTTCGTTATAGTTAGACTCGTAATAGTTATACCAATCTTCTTTTGTGATATTTTTCAAAAAATTTTGATATTTTTGGGTAAACTCAATTGAATTTTGAAAAGCCAAAAGTTCTTGATAAACACTATTTTTTTCCTTCGTGGCTTTAAAAAGGGGATGACTCGTAAATGTATCTTTATCGATCAATCTATCTGATAAAATTAAGACCTTTTTATCTAATGAATAAATTTGGGGAAAAGAGTTTTGATCATATGGGTTTATTTGCATAGGTATAAACAAAGTTTAATTTTATTATATCACTATTATTGTTTAATTAATTAAGTGTTTATCCAATCTTTAAAGATCTAAATTATTCTTTATTTTTTAAAAGGAGAATTTATGGATCATAGGGTTAATAATGTAGAACATCAAAAAATGTATTATGAAGTAGTTTATCAACCCAAATTAGCCATTGTTTTAAGCCCTAATTTTAAGTCTGATCTTCAAGTGCTTGAAAAAATATATCAAACAGCTCTTGAAAATCAAAAAAACGAAGATTTTATCACACAAGCTAAGATTACAGCTGAAGATATTTATAAAACTTCTAATCCATCCACCACAAAATTCTTATTTTTTAAATCAGAAGCTGAAAAGATCAAAGATTTATTCGAAAAGATTATGAAGTTAGAAATGCCTATCAGGCAGGTCGAATTTTATAAAAATAGTATTGTTCAAGAACCGGAATATCTTAACGCTCCTTATAAATTAACCTATTTGAAAGATCTTCAAGAGCAAACGATGCATGAGAAAGATCAAATCCAAAATTTGCTTTTAAAAAATGAAAATCGCGATAATAAAATCCTAAAAAAACAATTCGCCGAATTAAAAAATAAATTTATTGCCATTAGAGATTTGATAGAAGAAAGGCGTAACTTGCAAAAATTATATTAAATATTAGAATGGTCTCTTAAAGTAATTTAAGGGACTATTATTCAAATTTTCACCTTTAATTTCTTGCATCTTTCTAACTGCTAACTTAAAATACACTAAATTTTAACCACGATAGAAGGATAAATATGAATAACATAAGTCATTCAGGTTTTTCTGTAAGAACGCAATCATCTCAAGAATATACTTATAAGTCAGCAGAAGAAACTGCTGCGGAAAGACATCTCGATTACATCCTTGAGTTAGAATCTAAATCATCCCATGGATATGTGGATGAATATGAATTATTAGACAAAGCTTGGAATGAAATTGAAGAAAAAATAAAAGAAGTTTCGAAAAATAATAATTCCGATTTCAATCAAATTTTAGAGTTGAAAAACCAGCAAAAAGCAATCCAAGAAAAAATTTATCTTCTTAAATGTAAATACAATTACGTATAAGCCATTTTAGGAAGCTATTAAAGTTGGAAGAGTGGAAAAATAGGTCAAAAACTTATTTTGAAAATGCTCAAAAGGGGTGCTTATTGCAATGCAGTCAAGTTGACCAATCTCAATGTCAATAATTGGGGAAGAAAACTTATGATGCTTATACCAAGCTGCTAAAAAGATTAACATATTTTGCGCATTCCCTCTTTCAGTTATCATAAGATTAGAGCCCAGCCAATAAGCTTGCGCAATCAAAGCGTGCAACTCTTCCTCATTTTGATCAAGTTTGAAATCAATAATTTTTAGATGAATTTCTTCAAAATGAGGCCATAATTTATTGATATTTGTGTTAGAGGTGTGCATCCACCCCCAACCCTCATCATTTCTTGTTAAAGGACTTGCATAGAAAATCATTTTTGTCATTTCTATCTTTTCACCTTTATATGGGTAGAGAAGAGTGAAACTTTGTTCAAATTTTTTTTCTAAGTCTTCTTTATATAAGTCGTTTTCCTCCTTTACTTTATCTTCAATAATGCCCGGTAATTCAGATTTCTTTACAGCTTGGAACATCTGTTCGATTTGGGGGGTATATTTGGCATATCTATTTCCGTTTGCAATAGAATAACCAATCGGGGTGAAAGCATACTGTTTTAAATTAAATCGGTAGATTGCGGCCCCTGCAATTAACTTTTTGTCTTTAGTCTTTGTACCGTCAGTTGCCCTCCATGAAGTTAAATAGTCAAAGCAATCTTTTAATGTTACTTTGGGTTTTTCAAAAAAGGTTGTTAAGCCTTCCACTTTTTCTTTTACTGTCTTAGCAAACTGGACTTGGTGGGTATAAAAATTTTTAATATTATAATTTTTTATAAAAAGTTCCGTAATAAAGTCATTCTTATTTCTAGCAATCAATCCACCCCATTCATAACAATCTAGCAAAACTTGTTTTAAGTCTTTAGCTATATCTGGGTAAAATTTTTCTTCGAATTTTAAAAGTGTATTAAGAGTGTTTTCGTCAGTAAGCAAAAATAGACGTTGAACTATTTCTGTAAATAGTTGCGGTTGATTTTTAACAGGTTCAATCAATGTTTCATGAATAAGTCTTAAACTCTCATCGAGGCTTTTTCCGTTAATTTCCAGCCACTTGAGGATTAGGTCACAATTGCAACTTTGAAACAATTTAGCTCTAAATTCATTTGTTAGATTTGTTAAAAGATTAGGAAAATTATGGTGAACCCATTCAAGGATATCGGTTGATCCCAATTTTAAAAGTGTACTCCTAAACTGATCTTCATCTAAAAATTTAATGTTGGCTCTTTGCAAAAGATTTAGAATCTCAAAATCGTTTGCAATTAAGGCTTCTTCCCATAATCTATCAGAATTAGTTATCACAATTTTCTTATATTCGGGATCATTAATAAACTTTTCTAAAAGTTTATTTTCCCCTTTTCTCACAAGTTCAATCAATCCTTTTTGCGTAATAGGCATATGTAATTCATAAAAAATATTAAAAATTTCTTCAGCAAAATTTTGTGTATTCGATCTTAAATGAGAATTGCTTACAAATGTGCTTTTCAAAAACCAATCAAAATGTTCCTCACCTTGTTTTTGTTCTTCGAGAATGGGATAATCTTTTAAAAGGGAAATAAGATGTCTATCTTTTGAGTTTAGAATAAACCGCAATAAACTAATTGGTTCATAAAAGGGTCTAGAATTAAGTTTATATGAGGCTCCATTTTGGAGGAAAAATAATAAAATAGTTTTAGCTAATAAAGGATTTCTATCATAAGAAAAATTGCTTACAAATGCATGTATCGGGGAATACGATTTGGTTAATTTTAAACCATATTCTTTTAAGTAATTGAGCATTAATAGTATTTCACTTTCACTTCCTTTTTTTATATCAAAATAAAATAGGTTGGGCTCGTTTTCATCATTAAATTTAGGTTTAAATTTTTTTTCTTCTATTAAAATTTTTAATAAATCTAGATTACAATTTTCAAAGGTCCAAACCAAAGCTTTTTTTTGCACTTCTAAAGACGAGGTAGGAGTTAAGTATGTCATTATTTCAAGCAAATGACCTTCTTCAATTTTTTCTAAAAGTTCGTAGTCTGTTAATGGTGAAAGGATAGGTTGTGTAGTTTGTTGAATCGTCTGAGCTGTTGGTTTTTCTTTAGGAGACTTATGAGAAAATTGAGAGAAATCTTTCTCTTTTGAAGGCTCTTTAAGTTGAACTTTTTTTTCGTCCCATTTAGTATTTTCATTTTCTGGATCTGTTAGGTGTTTTAGATAATCTTCAAGATTATTTACAGAAGGATTACTCTTCGAAGAATGATACTCTGTATTATCTCGATAATCCTTTTGATCTTTATTAATATTATTCATATTATATAAACATTTTTTATCTTATTCTATCATACTCAGATCGTTATTTAAAAGTGGGTTCAATTTGTATGAAAGTTTTCTATTTTTCTTTAGTTTTTATGATTTTAAGTTTTAACCTTACTATTTCAAATGAGTTAAAGGAATTGCGATATGAGCAGTATAAATATTGGCTTGATAGTTGCATAAACAACAGAGATATTGAAGTTTCAAAAGATTTGAAAGAAGTGATCATTTACCTACAATTGCTTGGATTTAATACCGAAGATTTTAGTTCTCAAACATCTGAGACTATTTGGTTGAGTTTAAATCTAACTCCAAAGCCCACTAATCCTTTTTTAAAACAATATTTTATGATTACCGAGAAAATTGAAACGGCTAACTCAGAAGAGGAAAAATTAATAAATATAGATGAGCTTGTGAAGATGGAGCATTTTTTGCAACAAGAGGAAGAGACGAATGTTGAACGAATAAATCATTTGCTAGTTAAATTTAATCAACAATATCCACAATATTATTTGACGATTCAAAGAGAGAATTTTTTTTATAAATTAAGTTTTTCTGATAGTGCAGTAACGAAACATTTTGCAAATTTTTTAAAAGAAATTTTTTTGTTTAATTAAATTTCTTAACTATTGTTTTAGCGATTTTTTCAAGTACACTTAATCTAAAAGTAAAATCAGAGATAATGTCCGATATGATTTTATTGGAATTGAGAGTTTTTTGTTTATGATTGATAAACCCTTCACCTGCTGTATTGCCATTTTGACTATGTAAATACATACTATCTAGTGTTTTCAAATGTTCTGTATTCCTTAATGGGTGTCGATTGATATCACCATAAAAATATTCGATACTCTTAAAGAAATTAATATCTGCAATAACTTTAAGTTCATTTTTATTTAAAAATTTATCCCAAGATAAAATTTTACTATAAGACTCTAGATTATGAGTTCTTATAAAACTCTGACTTATATGAGAATGTATCCTCCCTAAATGTTCACAGATATATTGAGACGAGTAGGAAAAGGATCGTAAAAAAATGCTCCAATATTTTTGATCTTTGAATTTAGAAAATAAGCTCACCCCTTGCTTCAAGTTTTCTAAATGAAAAAATAAATCATATATAGAACGAATGATGTCATTATCTGTTAATTTTTCAATTGTAGGAGAAAAAATATTTTTGATGTTTTCGGTGATTTGAATTATCGTTTCTGTGTTTTTATCTGCTGCCCCTTTCTTACTATTTACAGGAACAGTTTTATGATCTAAAAGTGATTCAATTTTATTACAGATTTGATGGTAATAATTTTTAAAATCTTCTTCTTTCGAAGTCGTAGACCAATCAATTCTTAATTTTATAAGGTTTAAAATTAAAGTTAGAGTTTTTTCTATCGATAGATCTGTTGTTAAAAGTTTTAATCCTAAAGGTGTTGCGTCTTGTGAATAGGCCAGGCAAGTATGAGGATACCGAATAAAGAAAGTTCCTTTTTCAATTTCTTTTAGAATAGGGATATTTTTTTGTGTCAGTTTTAATAGGCTGTGATCTAAATAAGGATTATCAACATGTCGCGTTAAAAATTGTTCTAAAATATGAAAGGTATGATTAATTAAATGAGAGTTAATAAAAATTGTAGATTTTTCTCTATCATCTAAACGGATAACTAAATCTAAAAACCAGGATAAATGTCTTGCGTGCAGTTGTTCATCTAGTAGTAAGCACTGATTATACGAAATTTGTTTTTTAACTTCTAAAGCAGAAACATAAGTTGTAAAGTAATCTACTGAGAAATGATTTTCAGACTCATTAATAATACTCAAATGTTCACTTGACTCAACTGGTATATCATCCACTGATTCGGAAATTACTTCCTTTGGAACTATATAAGATTCTATTTTTTTATTTTTGATAACTGTTGGAATTTGTTTATCAATTTCCTCAATCCACGAATAATTGACTGGTTTACAGGCTTCAATTGG
This DNA window, taken from Candidatus Rubidus massiliensis, encodes the following:
- a CDS encoding Mitochondrial carrier protein, with product MNGLTNDQSFLSRQISSLLLAPLWYPFYARSIFERMEILRRLKPGDLSHNPFFNRKFNYYRGFSATLLVQPIYPFSEWFLHKKISHLERKKQEVTYLEALCYGFFAGAITSFVCNPFEVTLIAAQNKNESSLKAFKRIINKKSYSNLFRGAFSMTIRNGLFAGFIVITPSIISKKLTTYNYHKNLSKETLSLTSTIIPATFFTCIAAPLDIYIIQRQADFTSKNLKNRCNIILAMYKKHGLKVFKTGLKLRLAALIVEIASFHLLEKYTANLRHKIA
- a CDS encoding hypothetical protein (putative conserved protein), whose protein sequence is MSLVEKISEDLKEAMKSRNQVRLDTLRMLKSKILTADARGNLSDEDVVKLFKTYAGNLQEAIEQSEAVNRQEMVDKLKIELQIVQEYLPKALSREETKKIVEQAITQSGAKTKKDLGLVMKQIKAMGSSIDGKTAKEIADELLCS